The Tenebrio molitor chromosome 5, icTenMoli1.1, whole genome shotgun sequence genome segment CGGTGGACCATAAGTTAACAGAGGGTATAATTTTTACCATGCagttccctatggcaacagttaaaaaaaacgcactgtaCATTCTACATATAAcatcttcaaaaataaagagcgatcaaattaatttgtaatcgaattatccatgaatccgaaatcgtatgtcgttacttgaactctaCATTCCAATAAACATTAAATACAGCTTGAAAGTCTTGAAACACagacacaggttagatctcgacagATCCATCGCAAAAGATGTagatacggattcaaatccattattttgatcgctcgatatttcAGCTGTGTTACTACATTGTTACGATATTGATATTACCgcgtgagcaacaattactgtttgaTTTGGCTATAAAACCATGATGATTTTTTTGCGTCCCTATTGGTTAAATTACATTTGTTACATAACCGGACGTGACGTGAATTTGATAGATAGACAAAAATTGGGTTATGTGTGATGCGAAGCAACGGTTTATtgagtttttaaaaacaaacaaattagaGCGAGTAATAGCTGCTCCAAATGAGTCCAATTATCAATAAAAGATTAGAAAAACAAAGacgttcaaatttgaaatttatgtcagctgtcaataatgaaataaaaagaagtaaaatttttttattgccaactcaaacagtaattgttgGTCACCTTTTACTACATCTTACTTACTTTATTACTCTTTCCATCGGATGGAAGACATGTAATGTTCTGAATTTCTGAAGGAAAGACATTTTCATTAGGGGTCCCGACGAGTTTTATGGTTTCGCCCGTTTTCTCCACACAATATTTTGATCCCTGATGATGATTAATTctctaaaaatgaaaatgaaatactTGCCAAGGATTTACTTTTACGAAACTATTTACCATTGGAGTGCCTCGTACACTCTCATATTTTTCATAGTCTTCGTTATCATCATACGTTGCTTGTTTTGAAAGATATAATGCCTTTTGTTCTAATTCGAGCCAGCCAAAACCATCACCAACATCAGAATTAAACTCATAGTCCTCAAAGTTCTCAAGTGAATTTGGATAATCTTGATTTTCCGTATCAAACAGTCGTGTTGTTACAGTTTTTGATAACAAAGTCACAATTCCTACAATCTGAAATACAGGATGATTTATAATAAGTGTAAAATACTTTGACATCGTGTTCGGGAagttattaaaacaaaatgttaagTACATGAATATACGAGTAGGTcctattttctttatttacaaaactacaccacatttaaattttattgaaatcaCTATTAAAGTGCAACTTTAAAATCTACTAGCCATGGAAATAaacaatataatttgtaaaataattgtaactACCTAGTTGATAGTTGTCAAAATGAATGCGTTTAGTATCCAGATATTGTTTATCTGTATGGGTATTGTGATGTTAACGGTCTTTAGGCGTCTAcacagtattttattttattctgaaatATGTTTTGTTAATTATAATGTGCTCCAATGATGAAAGGGTCGATATAATATTGATATATGATGAGTCAGTttcctaaataaaaaaaatattatcgaTTACTGTCATTTTCGAACTTTTAGTATTGAGATTTTTGTGAGAGATGTCCGtacaaaagtttaaaattacatattcatgcttttggatcaagttatgaatgaaaaacttattactggctgcatttaaatttcgttagggtcggaaaattatgtgaatcagtctgtatataGTTTTAGTATCCCTTAATGTACAgctgattaatttttatttgaacagaATTTCTCTCTTCAGTTCCTTTAACCGAAGAAGAAAACCAGTCTTGTGCAAAAGCACATTTTCTTTAGGAAAAAGGTAATGTACTCACCACTATGGTTAACATTGTTAGTAAATTCTCTACAGACTAGCTCTTCACGTACAGATAATTAGAACTTTTATATGCTGGCATGTTAGTTCCATCAcatattaaatgaaatagtGCAGTTGTTCAAATTCAGTCGATTACACCATTGGAGAGATTGAAACTTTTAATCGATTGTTTGAGCAGCAATATAAGAGGATTAactacattttgttttatttgctgCCTAATCCGTATATTttagataaaattaaattaaacatagAATTTACATGACAGAAATAACATTGATAAAGtcatattaattaaaaaattaagtctATCAGACAACAGTTGCaaagattattattttaattaataaatttaataaatattaatccAATGCAACAATCTGTCACGTTGTTGTTTGGAAATCGAGAAATTGTTCATTATTTCATTAACAAAATTTGCCACAGAGAACATAAATAGTAACAGAATTTAATACTCTGTCcaaatgtacaaaaaaaaaaaaaatggcgaaGACGTCATTACGCGGAAACAGATAGGTGAAAGTtggcaaaatgaaaattgttgaaaatatttaattttacctGTCCGAGTTCTTTGCGAAAGCTCAACATAgaagaaaatatgtatgtaatagTATTTCCATTATTCCATCTTGTATATTATATTGGGAGCGTTGGGCTAGCGACTCAACTACACCAATTACTGGCGAAGAAACGCGAAAGCGCCATATTATTATAGTCTATTAGGAATAAAACGATATGGAGGGAAAGCGGGAGagaaagagagagagagagagagagagagagagagagagagagatatCTTGTATTTGTATATCGTGGCAATTTAACATGTAATGTAATGTTTAtgtgaataaattaaaatttaattggattCCTACCTCTAATTAAAAATAGTGCTTGATTAATTCTTGAAAAAGACCGACCAGTCACGAATAAATATTAAGCAAATTAGCGATAAGCTTTTTCAAAGTTTATCTTTTAAAGATACGAATCTACTAAATGtgctgaaaaaaattacactaaaaaaatcatcaatatTAAATCGCCACCgaaaaatatcttttatttttacaattatatcgggtgtgtcaaaaaggcGTTTTAATAGTATAAAATGCATAACACAGATTCTGTACCCAAAACTGTTCTGCAGCTTTCAATTAAGGAAAAAACTCTcagaaagtgaaaatgaaaatggcagCAACGCAATAGGTAAATAAAAACTCCGTATGTAGTTGTCatggttacatttttttttctctcagtCGTTGGTCAAAACGCCTAATAACATTCACAGTGGGATGCCCTCCGTTAGGAAAACGCATTTTCTGCGGCACCAGGAGCTAAATACACATTAAAACATTCATCTGaggtaaaactcattttgaaaactgtcacaatttcattgacatttattttataaaggtaaatttttttcgttgctatgatatgCTAGCAATGTTGCCGCGTTTGAAAACTACTTCGATGGGTAAgtcacacaaaaaatatttgaaaacaattttttttttaattattatttatttgaaaacaagtaattatttttcactaaaatctaaaaaatacaaaataaaaattagtgtgtatagattttttttatttttgataatataGCATTATAACGAATAACAagtttttcataataataaatagcACATTTCAATCTATTTCCTATTGTATTATTACATGTAGCCTTATTAACCTTACTAAAAACATTtcctttttaaataattttttatatggtaataataatttgtcaattATAAATATCGATCTAGTTATAACGATATACATTGTCATTGCTTTAAGTCAAGGAAAAATTAATCTAGCTCAATTAGTACCTCATCGTCACTAACAGCAACACCTTCTTTAATTCGAACGGTTTTTACTTTACCGGTAGTCAAAGCAAGAATTGCATTCTGCATCTTCATCGCTTCTgcaaaaattgtattattataATGCATTATTTAATGTTCAAGTTCAATCAATGGATGATTTTACCTATTGTGCACAATTCTTGTCCCTCAGATATAATGTCACCTTTTTTGCAAGATACACTTTTGACTAAACCTGGCATCGGCGATTTAATAATTCTTGACACATCTGTTTTAGATTTCCGTCgcattaaatgtaaaaaattggcAGCTTCTTTGCTAATTATATCTAAATTGTACGACGCACCACGATACGATATTGTATAGTGGTTACTAGAACTCTTGGAAACTAACTGCATAATTACCTTTtccttatttatttctattttaattaaagGATTTGCTAGATTAATATCTTTTTTGCTCATTGTTATCATCTTTTCatcatcaatttttatttcaagtaATTCATCCAACTGACTAATGCGAAgagaataattttttctgtttaaGGTAATCACTATGTCCCAGTTGCGCCATACATTTCCAtggttttgtaattttgattcattcaaaaaacttttatttcgtAGTTGATTGTTGATATATAAAGCTGATGCAACGAGGAGtaaattctttttttcttctaaCGCAAGTTGATGACCTTTAAACCCATCAGGATAAACTTCTGATAAgtaatttgtatttatgtCGCCTTTTATGAAACGTTCTTGTGTCAAAATGTCTCGAAGAAGAGGAATATTATGCGTGACACCCCTTATAATATAACAATCAAGAGCTTTCGTACTCTTATCTATGGCTTCTTGACGATCTTTTCCAAAGCATATTAATTTGGAAATCATTGAGTCATAGTGAAAACTTATTTCGCTACCTTCTTCAACTCCGCTATCACATCTTATTCCCAGTCCATTGGGTTCTATGTACTTATACAAACGTCCTATACTCGGCaaaccaaaatttttataaggATCTTCCGCATATATTCTACTCTCGATAGCACAtccgttaatttttacatcGTTTTGACGCATATTAAGCGGATGGCCTTTGGCAATTCGTATCATTTCGTGAATTAAGTCGACTCCTGTTATACACTCAGTTACAGGATGTTCAACTTGTAGTCTTGTATtcatttccaaaaaataaaaattacggtTTTTATCAAGCAGGAATTCTACTGTCCCTGCAGAAAagtagcaaatttttttgcaaagtTTTACGGCTTGTTCACCCATTGCTTTACGAGTAACGTCATCAAGAAATATGCtgcaaatcaataaaatactGTCAACGAATAATATAGACTATTTCATTCAACAAATTTAATCCAATCAGATTACGCATcttcattaatttcaaaattaatttcctttTGATACCATTTAAAGTGGATAATAAATACCTTGGAGCTTCTTCAATAACCTTCTGATTTCTTCGCTGAATGCTGCATTCtctttcatttaaataaataacattacCTTGTTTGTCTCCCAAAACCTGTATTTCAATGTGTCTGGGATTCTCGATAAACTTCTCAATCAAAATTCTGTCATCACCAAAGCTAGAGACCGCTTCTTCAATGGATGTTTGAAATCCTTCTCTAAAAAtcactaattttatttctcttaaaatcaaattattaaaaacttaATATTTCACCTAGCTTCATCGTCATTCCTGGCAATTCTCATTCCCTTTCCACCACCACCGGCAGATGCTTTTATCATTACAGGATATCCAATTTTCTGAGCTATTTCAACACAATGTTCACAATTCTCAATTAAACCTTCATATCCGGGAATAACGTTAACACCTGCAGCTGCAGCAAGCTTTTTTGATTCTAATTTATCGCCTAGTTTAGAAATAGCTTCAGCTGAAGGACCAATAAAAACGATCCCTTCTTTCTCCTTCAATTCATCTTTACGTAATTTACCTAGTATTAAACAAATGTATAATTTACCAGTTGTGAAACAAACACTGCATTTTCTGATAGAAAACCGTAACCCGGGTGAACTGCTTCGGCGCCGCTAACTTTGACAGCTTCTAAAATTTTGTCCATGTTCAAATATGATTGTGCAGCTGCCGAAGGACCTATGAACACTGTTTCGTCTGCTAAATTCACGTGACGCTAAAAACGTTTAAATCAGTTTTTTAGAATGCCTTTCAGAACCAAGAAACATTTGCAAATCGACTTGTGTAACTGAAATTGTGATACAAATTTGCTGAAATCATTCCTCTCAAACAATATGGAGAAACTGCTCCTCGATgatgtttttctaaaaatattgctcGATAAGTTAAACAAATTGTACTTACTGAGTGTACGTCAGCCTTAGAATAGACAGCcactgttttaattttcatttttttagcTGTATTTATTATCCTACAGGCAATTTCTCCTCGGTTGGCtactaaaattttattaaagtttgACTCTTTCAACTCGGTAGAATTTGATGTCTGAATTCCTCTTTGCAGTAATAAATTGTCGACAAGACATTTAACATTTGGCACctatattttaatgttaattatgttagaattaaaataattaaaacttacaCAAAAGTTATGAGAAATGATTcgtttttgaagaaaatatttaggAAATTTATTTACCGTCATGTCTTCGGTATTGTTAAAGAACTAAACCCAACTTTTGCTGGgagttttattttgattgtGCTAATCCAAAAACATTATTATCTGTGAAATGACAAAGTTCGAATAGTAAAAGTTTGTTATTCAATTATCTCACTGACagataagtgataatataTTACATACAGGCTGTTCGAAAAAAGCGGTcgtaaaatgtaataattgtATATACAATGTGCTAAATGAAATTCTTGAAGTATCAAAATAAGAAATTCGAGGTCATTCTTcagaaaatgtaatttttaattttcaattcaccCCATTCCGGCCCCTGGTCGACGCTAATGTAGAGCAAACAAAAGTGAAATGGTAGAAAAGCTACAACGAAAACGATTACCTACGACgcaagaaatttgacactgacgcTGAATTGTGTCGAAAAAACGGACAAAacacttttacttttagtGTACCTTATTCACAATAAATTGATGCACGGACCCTTGACACAACTTCACGATTTTCCCGAATTTGGACATTACGCACTACATGCCACGATTCGTCCAGTTACTTCTTCTACCGAATTTATCTGTatcgtatttatttaaatccgATGTTCTTGGCGGCCAAAGCGTTGGACCGTTTTGTCCAATTTACATTTCAGGcatagtaaaaataatttatatcgTGCTTTCAGGGTAGTTTTGTTCAACCACTGCGTAACTTGGCGTCTTGGAGAGCATAATGTGGCGACGCGCCATCATGCAGGATACCACATTCCTTGCATGATGTCTAGGGGCACTTCGTCCAGCAACTCAGGCAAAGAATCACTCAAAAATCGATGGTATTCTTCACCACTTAAACGATTCGGCTATATGCGTGGTCCAATTAAATTATCAGTATcatcaacaataaataaaataactgttCTGTTCCCGGTACAGTATTTGTGCTTGGACCGCGCGTTGGCACCCGCTGCACCGTACGCGCGAACCATATCCGTTAATTCcacgtttgtaaaatttggcatttaatggattaaaaaagaaatacacgaTCATTAATACACTGCACCGTTTGTCCAGCTGCAACTAATAACTGACCTACGATAACCCAACCTCCGATAACAAGATCCTTTTTTGTCATACAAAAAGTGTATGAAGCGTGTCAAAAGCGAGAGTTCCCTTTTTCTTTACTAtcgtttttttattgctatgTATGAACTATAATACGGGGTTATTATTCATAAATGTTTCTAGCATTTAGTTGGCGTAGTagcgcacctaaagcatagtGCACGGCCACctacgatgttagaaacatcGATTAACAATGatttagataaggggcggctatgactctgacagtgtcagatttttcgtctctttgctaactcagctaataaacgtcaaacaactgtcattatgaatcaaattttaacgcaaaaatgtgttttacttCAGAATATAAAAGATTAATCTTACTTTCGttatggtgttttcaataacaaaGAATAGACATGTTGCCTGTTTGGccgagtttcggcaaaaatttacaaatgtaaaTTGAAACGGATATATGCAATCAGAAATACTTCAATCCCTGTCGACATATGGCCAAGATTTCAAcgccttctttgatctaaataattgttgatcgcacggtacttctctcgtgtcaaaaatggattactccctagaattcgaacttttagggaaataatgtttttcatgttgtgtgtaactagaattttcaaaagttatctTGAacgcctaaggttggttactttgaattgagagattaaatccaaataaatatgctgccagtaaccaaaattgattgtgaaacgaaaaatcatctatcacttagagagaaattagtcatttgcaactgcaattaatttgctgtcttacatttttgggatatcttttgtttgtcaccagaaaccacatagcctccaacctaaccaaggcaaatttatggcaacttagtaacgaatatccctaaatcctagggagtaatccttggagtaatccatttttgacacgagagtaacCCTGTATGAAACCAAGACAGTAGCGGGTGCACAATTTATTGTCTAAATTGCCTTGCCATTTGTTCACGTATTCctactttttttcaaaaaacgccTAACGCATTAACATTCGCTGAGGATTATATTActgtaaaatttacaaacaaatgtgttgtaaaaaaaatagtacctATTTTTTACGAGATCTAAAAAAATGTCGATTTCATCTTAATATGTACTTCATAAAGCATTCTCAACTTGAAATCaactgaaataaattaaacattttgctcacatatttgttttttatttcaaattagtTTATTACACCTtacagcaaaaaaaaattcaattcaattcaatcTTCTCACATCTCAGAACTGCTAAACAATCCGCATAATGCCCTTGTCTTAATGGatctaatttaattaactgTTTATAATACTGCCCATATTTATCAGTTTATCACTCAATGTTAAACTTCCTGTGAGCCAACACTTGGCCATTATAAGCcctatattaaaaaaataataattcctTTTGTTCTTCACTAGTTCATACTTTGATCCTTCCGTGCTACAAAAATGCAATACattatgaaatgaaatattaataGAAAAAGCTtaccattttattaaagttggaaaaatataatataatttgtattttattgccTGAAGGCTGAACTGTCAAATTAGCGTAATTTCTGACCGctgctaacctcaaaattttgtttgttaatgaTTAGGATTTACCAATAGATTTGTGCATAATTATATCACACACgaagtaaaacatttttatcatGTAATGATTATGTCTGAAATAATTACAGTAAACTGTTTTGATACCAGCCcacaattatgtaaaaaaacatgactttacaattaaattatgGGCTCAAAATTATCTTTGGGGATGTTGGGTGAaga includes the following:
- the LOC138130506 gene encoding propionyl-CoA carboxylase alpha chain, mitochondrial-like, whose amino-acid sequence is MTVNKFPKYFLQKRIISHNFCVPNVKCLVDNLLLQRGIQTSNSTELKESNFNKILVANRGEIACRIINTAKKMKIKTVAVYSKADVHSRHVNLADETVFIGPSAAAQSYLNMDKILEAVKVSGAEAVHPGYGFLSENAVFVSQLEKEGIVFIGPSAEAISKLGDKLESKKLAAAAGVNVIPGYEGLIENCEHCVEIAQKIGYPVMIKASAGGGGKGMRIARNDDEAREGFQTSIEEAVSSFGDDRILIEKFIENPRHIEIQVLGDKQGNVIYLNERECSIQRRNQKVIEEAPSIFLDDVTRKAMGEQAVKLCKKICYFSAGTVEFLLDKNRNFYFLEMNTRLQVEHPVTECITGVDLIHEMIRIAKGHPLNMRQNDVKINGCAIESRIYAEDPYKNFGLPSIGRLYKYIEPNGLGIRCDSGVEEGSEISFHYDSMISKLICFGKDRQEAIDKSTKALDCYIIRGVTHNIPLLRDILTQERFIKGDINTNYLSEVYPDGFKGHQLALEEKKNLLLVASALYINNQLRNKSFLNESKLQNHGNVWRNWDIVITLNRKNYSLRISQLDELLEIKIDDEKMITMSKKDINLANPLIKIEINKEKVIMQLVSKSSSNHYTISYRGASYNLDIISKEAANFLHLMRRKSKTDVSRIIKSPMPGLVKSVSCKKGDIISEGQELCTIEAMKMQNAILALTTGKVKTVRIKEGVAVSDDEVLIELD